The sequence AGAAAAACCCTCCTAGCTCCCCCATTTTTGCCCATCAGAATGATGGAATTAATTAAACAAATTGCCGCCAATCCCTTGCAAAACGGGCAAGAAAAACAGCAGGACACCGGCAAACATCACCCCACCAGCGCCCCCAATCAGAAAACTGCCGGTAAAGCTACTCCAGCCCTCGGCGGTTTGCAATTGATCCGTTGCGCCCGGGTTCGGCTTATCAAAGGAAACACTGCCGTATAGGGACAAACAAACGGTCAAAATCAATACCAACCCCAAAGCGGCTAATACACCCGCAACCAGGGCATATTCCGAATCCCGCAGGGGCCCCAGTTTATAAAAAGGCCCCACCAACAAATACCCGTGCGCCATGCCCACCTCCAAACCCCGCCGGGAGGGTTCCAAGCCGGGACGATAGGCTGGCAAATTATTCACTAAAACCATCCCCAAACCCGCACTCACCGGGGTTTCCAGATGGCCGAGTTGGGCATCCCCCCGCCAGGGGCGTACAAAATCTTCACTCATGGACATCACCTCTTAACAATTGGAACGTTTGGGACGTGTATCAATGGAACGACAACCTAAAAAAGCCTAAAAAGGCAAAGCCAAAGCATCGGGATAAAACCGATTGACTTCAATCAAAATACCGGCAATGAGGAACATCCAAACGGTCAACAATACCGGCGCAAACGAGAGATACTTCAAAAAATCCTGCATGGGGGTTACTCCTAACGGGGGGATACGGGAATTTCGTTGTCTTTAACGGTCAATTGCCCAGTGGTCAATTCACGGAACGCCATCAAGGGCCAGCTAAAGCCGGACAGCATACAGCGAATCGCCAGGGGCACATCAATGATAATTTCTTTTTCCGTCGGGTCTTTTTCCGTCCGCACCGCAATCAGATAGGCACGTCCCACCCAACCAATCCAACCGGCGATGTACAAAAACAACACCCCCGGCAGGGTAAATTCAGCGGCATGGGACCAACGACCATCCGCAATCAAATGGGGTAAGCCATCTTCTCCACACAGCAACCCCTGGTCGGCATACCGGTTAAAACGAGCCTGGGTCTGGGCAATCCGCCGCTCCACCGCCGCCGCCTGGGGACTTCCCGCCGCATACAAAGACAATCGGGCTTCCTGGGTCGCCACCTCACTCTTCAAACGTTGTTGAAACGCCGCCGACTCCCGACAAGGGGTTAAGCCCGCCACGTCCGCCTGAGCCGCCGGTGTCCAGGTACACCACAGGGCCAGCGCCAAGACCAAAGCCAGGACTTTTGCCATATCCATTTCCTCTCATCACGGATAAAATGTCCAATTGGTGGGAGAATCCACATTCCCCACATCGGCATTCACTATATCGTGACCTGCGCCCTTCCCCCCGCCGTCGCAATGTTCTGTAAACTTGTAACACAATGTAACTTTTTATGACGCAGTTCAACAAAAAATTCCCCTGGTGGGTGCTGGTGCTGGTCTGGGTGGCGGGGTGTCAATGGGGTTTATTGCCCTCCAGCGGTCTTTCTAAGGCCCAGCAAGCCCAGCGGGATCAATTAAACCGGCAAGGGGTGGAAAAAGCCCACGCCAAGGACTACACCGGGGCGATTGACCTGTTGACCCAGGCGATTGAGCGATTTCCCCAGGATGCGGAGCTTTATTACAATCGGGGTTCCGTGTACAGTGACATGGGCAAACCCAACGAGGCGATTCAGGATTTTACCCAGGCGATCCAACTCAACCCCAAGCTGGTCAGTGCCTACAACAACCGGGGCATCACCTACGCCCGGGGGAATAATTACGCCCAAGCGATTGCCGATTTTAGCCAAGCCCTGCGGATTGACCCCAATTTTACCGATGCCTATATCAACCGGGCCAAGGCGCACCGACTCCAGGGCAATTATCAGGCATCCCTCGCCGATTGTAATGCAATTTTACAGAAACAACCGGACTTGGCACAGGGGTATTACCAGCGGGGAAGTACCTGGCTGGCGATGAAAGATTACCGCAAAGCGATTGAAGATTTAAACCAGGCTCTGCGTTATGACCCGCAATTAGCACCAGCCTACGCTCAAAAAGGGGTGGCCCATCGGGCGTTGGGGGAACGGCAGGCCGCCATCGAAGCGTGGGAGCAGGCGGCACAGTTATTCAAAAAACAGGGGGACACAGACGGGTTGAACCAAGTCAGTCGTTTAATGCAACAGATGATCCGATGACCCCAGAGGTGGTGGCGGTGTTGGGGGGTGGGATGTGGGGTTCCCTACTGGCGGAACTGATCCGGCGCAACGGCTATCCGGTGCAGGTGTGGTCCCGACGGCAGGGTGGGGATATGCAGGCGGTGGTGCAACCCGCTACAGTGGTGGTGGTGGCGGTATCTGTGGCTGGGGTTTTACCGGTCATGCAGGGGCTAAAAACCTTGCCCCCCGATGCCATTCTGGTCAGTACCACCAAAGGTTTAATGCCTGGTAGTTGCAGTACGCCTGCCCAAATGTGGCAAAGGGCATTTCCTGAGCATGGGGTGGTGGCCCTTTCCGGCCCCAACCTAGCGGCAGAGATTGCCCAGGGCTTACCAGCGGCAACGGTGGCGGCCAGTGTGCGGGTGGAGGCGGCGCAACGGGTACAGCGGGTGTTGGCCTCGGAGCGGTTCCGGGTTTACACCAATGATGACCCCCTGGGCACGGAGTTGGGGGGAGCGTTGAAAAATGTGATGGCGATTGCCGCCGGAGTGTGTGACGGTCTCCATTTGGGGGCGAATGCCAAGGCCAGTTTAATTACCCGGGCCCTGGCGGAAATGGTGCGGGTGGCGGTGGCGTTGGGTGCCCATGCTCATACGTTGTATGGACTTTCGGGACTGGGGGATTTGCTGGCGACCTGCAATAGTCCCCTCAGCCGCAATTATCGCCTCGGCTATGGGTTGGCCCAGGGGCAGAGCTTGGCAGAAATTTTGCAGGAACTCCAAACCACGGTGGAGGGGGTGAATACCACGCACGTATTGGTGCAGTTGGCGGATCAACGGGGGATTCGGGTGCCAATTGCCCAGCAGGTGTACCAATTGCTCGA comes from Synechococcus sp. C9 and encodes:
- a CDS encoding photosystem I reaction center subunit XI, with protein sequence MSEDFVRPWRGDAQLGHLETPVSAGLGMVLVNNLPAYRPGLEPSRRGLEVGMAHGYLLVGPFYKLGPLRDSEYALVAGVLAALGLVLILTVCLSLYGSVSFDKPNPGATDQLQTAEGWSSFTGSFLIGGAGGVMFAGVLLFFLPVLQGIGGNLFN
- a CDS encoding Photosystem I reaction center subunit IX; the protein is MQDFLKYLSFAPVLLTVWMFLIAGILIEVNRFYPDALALPF
- a CDS encoding Photosystem I reaction center subunit III gives rise to the protein MAKVLALVLALALWCTWTPAAQADVAGLTPCRESAAFQQRLKSEVATQEARLSLYAAGSPQAAAVERRIAQTQARFNRYADQGLLCGEDGLPHLIADGRWSHAAEFTLPGVLFLYIAGWIGWVGRAYLIAVRTEKDPTEKEIIIDVPLAIRCMLSGFSWPLMAFRELTTGQLTVKDNEIPVSPR
- a CDS encoding tetratricopeptide repeat protein, translating into MTQFNKKFPWWVLVLVWVAGCQWGLLPSSGLSKAQQAQRDQLNRQGVEKAHAKDYTGAIDLLTQAIERFPQDAELYYNRGSVYSDMGKPNEAIQDFTQAIQLNPKLVSAYNNRGITYARGNNYAQAIADFSQALRIDPNFTDAYINRAKAHRLQGNYQASLADCNAILQKQPDLAQGYYQRGSTWLAMKDYRKAIEDLNQALRYDPQLAPAYAQKGVAHRALGERQAAIEAWEQAAQLFKKQGDTDGLNQVSRLMQQMIR
- a CDS encoding NAD(P)H-dependent glycerol-3-phosphate dehydrogenase, with product MTPEVVAVLGGGMWGSLLAELIRRNGYPVQVWSRRQGGDMQAVVQPATVVVVAVSVAGVLPVMQGLKTLPPDAILVSTTKGLMPGSCSTPAQMWQRAFPEHGVVALSGPNLAAEIAQGLPAATVAASVRVEAAQRVQRVLASERFRVYTNDDPLGTELGGALKNVMAIAAGVCDGLHLGANAKASLITRALAEMVRVAVALGAHAHTLYGLSGLGDLLATCNSPLSRNYRLGYGLAQGQSLAEILQELQTTVEGVNTTHVLVQLADQRGIRVPIAQQVYQLLEQRVTPQQAVVELMGRDLKAEFHPNPL